In Xylocopa sonorina isolate GNS202 chromosome 3, iyXylSono1_principal, whole genome shotgun sequence, one genomic interval encodes:
- the LOC143422290 gene encoding succinate dehydrogenase assembly factor 2, mitochondrial: MNNFIKSVVSVVKPVSPVKYISTTCMSFKDDFQNIIHPDGREPNIPLYGERNEESRDVKKARLLYQSRKRGMLENGLLLSTFAKKYLCNFDDKQLQLYDRLINLPTNDWDIFYWATGAKPTPPEFDNEVMDLLKKHIKNEDRQARIMQPEL, from the exons ATGAATAATTTTATAAAATCTGTCGTATCAGTA GTTAAGCCAGTATCTCCGGTAAAATACATTTCTACAACATGTATGAGTTTCAAAGATGATTTCCAAAATATAATTCATCCAGACGGACGAGAACCTAATATACCATTGTACGGTGAACGTAACGAAGAGAGTAGAGATGTTAAAAAAGCTAG ATTATTGTATCAGTCTCGTAAGCGTGGTATGCTGGAAAATGGCCTTCTCTTAAGTAcatttgctaagaaatatttgTGTAACTTTGACGACAAACAACTACAGTTATATGATCGTCTTATTAATTTGCCAACAAACGATTGGGATATATTTTATTGGGCTACAGGCGCCAAGCCAACCCCACCTGAATTTGATAACGAAGTTATGGATTTGTTAAAAAAACATATAAAAAATGAAGACCGTCAAGCGAGGATAATGCAGCCAGAATTATGA